One genomic segment of Hordeum vulgare subsp. vulgare chromosome 2H, MorexV3_pseudomolecules_assembly, whole genome shotgun sequence includes these proteins:
- the LOC123428339 gene encoding dimethylnonatriene synthase-like yields MEVPWAPSLVVLLATAVFLVAILRRHRQQSRKYNIPPGPRPWPVIGNLNLIGPLPHRSIHVLSSRYGPLMSLRFGSFPIVVGSSLEAAEFFLRTHDLAFLDRPRMACGKYTVYNYSGMLWSHYGPYWRQLRKLWLTELLSTRQLRLTEHIRGEEVRAMLRDLHPSTSTAASTSTGRAVVLKDHLLMVTLNVISRMVLGKKYVGEGAGSASAVKPEQFRWMIEEIFFLNGAPHIGDMIPWLSWLDPQGYVGRMKRLGKMFDRFIEHVLREHNERRLQEGKAFVPKDMVDLLLQLADDPILEVPISGDGVKASVLVCYVI; encoded by the coding sequence ATGGAGGTACCATGGGCGCCCTCCCTGGTGGTCCTGCTGGCCACCGCCGTCTTCCTGGTGGCCATTCTCCGTCGCCACCGGCAGCAATCGCGCAAGTACAACATCCCGCCTGGTCCTCGGCCATGGCCGGTGATCGGCAATCTCAACCTCATAGGCCCCCTGCCACACCGCTCCATCCATGTGCTCTCGTCGCGGTATGGCCCGCTCATGTCCCTCCGGTTTGGTTCCTTCCCTATCGTCGTCGGCTCCTCCCTTGAGGCGGCCGAGttcttcctgaggacacacgaccTGGCGTTCCTCGACCGGCCCCGGATGGCCTGCGGCAAGTACACCGTGTACAACTACTCCGGCATGCTGTGGTCGCACTACGGTCCATACTGGCGCCAGCTCCGCAAGCTATGGCTGACAGAGCTTCTTAGTACGAGGCAGCTGAGGCTGACAGAGCACATCCGTGGCGAGGAGGTGCGCGCCATGCTGCGCGACCTGCATCCGAGCACGAGCACGGCGGCCTCCACCTCCACCGGGCGCGCGGTGGTGCTCAAGGACCACCTTCTCATGGTGACCCTCAACGTCATCTCGCGCATGGTGCTGGGCAAGAAATACGTCGGCGAAGGGGCTGGTTCGGCCTCGGCGGTGAAGCCGGAGCAGTTCAGGTGGATGATCGAGGAGATCTTCTTCCTCAACGGCGCGCCTCACATCGGGGACATGATCCCGTGGCTCAGCTGGCTAGACCCGCAAGGGTACGTCGGCAGGATGAAGAGGCTGGGCAAGATGTTCGACCGATTCATCGAGCACGTCCTGCGCGAGCACAACGAGCGGCGGCTGCAAGAGGGCAAGGCGTTCGTCCCCAAGGACATGGTCGACCTGCTGCTACAGC